From a single Thermoplasmata archaeon genomic region:
- a CDS encoding rhomboid family intramembrane serine protease: MAFGGVSDPLSYVAVAVIVAAILYSFWRKALLTFTITVACVVVFGLEVVSESAILDDLALFHVAAPFGLFSPPWTYVTYQFLHFGISHLLFNILALMLIAPPFEDRIGSLRFGVLYFVGGIVGGAGFLLIYFSQSISLVGASASISAVFGAYGRLYPRDRLTLFFPLPGLPTFRVIDVVIAFLLLETVLGFVGRLFGPLSGIAWLAHVIAMAFGFAAAPLVMRIPSKRQRPLKKIAFASWQALATTPELRGILEEAQRADLPEIRDAWIEKFVRAMRCPRCGGPVKRSFGRLTSPCGWKAKIE; this comes from the coding sequence GTGGCCTTCGGAGGCGTCTCCGATCCGCTCTCCTACGTCGCGGTGGCGGTCATCGTCGCGGCGATCCTTTACTCGTTCTGGAGGAAGGCCCTCCTCACGTTCACGATCACCGTGGCTTGCGTGGTCGTGTTCGGCCTGGAGGTCGTGTCGGAGAGCGCGATCCTCGACGACCTTGCGCTCTTCCACGTCGCGGCGCCGTTCGGACTCTTCTCCCCGCCGTGGACGTACGTGACCTACCAGTTCCTCCACTTCGGCATTAGCCACCTCCTGTTCAACATCCTCGCCCTGATGCTCATCGCGCCTCCGTTCGAAGACCGGATCGGCTCGCTTCGGTTCGGCGTGCTCTACTTCGTCGGAGGCATCGTCGGCGGCGCGGGCTTCCTGCTGATCTACTTCTCCCAATCCATCAGCCTCGTCGGCGCGTCCGCGAGCATCTCCGCCGTGTTCGGCGCCTACGGTCGCCTGTATCCGCGGGACCGGCTCACGCTCTTCTTCCCGCTTCCCGGACTCCCGACGTTCCGGGTCATCGACGTGGTCATCGCCTTCCTCCTCCTCGAGACCGTCCTCGGATTTGTGGGTCGCTTGTTCGGTCCCCTTTCGGGCATCGCCTGGCTGGCCCATGTGATCGCGATGGCCTTCGGGTTCGCGGCGGCGCCCCTCGTGATGCGGATTCCATCGAAGCGGCAGCGGCCCCTGAAGAAGATCGCGTTCGCGTCGTGGCAGGCGCTCGCGACGACGCCCGAGCTCCGCGGGATCCTCGAGGAGGCCCAGCGCGCCGACTTGCCCGAGATCCGAGACGCCTGGATAGAGAAGTTTGTCCGGGCGATGCGCTGCCCCCGGTGCGGCGGGCCTGTCAAGCGGTCCTTCGGCCGCCTCACGAGTCCTTGCGGTTGGAAGGCGAAGATCGAGTGA